The genomic DNA ATAATTTCTTACTTCTTTAAATAGGTCTTTATACTCGGCACAATATTCATCTATAATGGCAACTGTTGGGTGAGCATCTCTTGCCAAATGTTTCAGGATTTGTAATTCTACATTCATTGCCCTACTTAGCTTTCAGGGTTTTCTTTTTTTCTTCTTTTATTCAGAATACCCGGAAAGTGACAGAAGAGGGATAATTCTCATCGGAGTTTGAGTATCATCCAAACAGGAAGTAACCCTACAACTCTCGGTTATGAGTTTACTTGTTTGACTGGATGCTAGAGACTTTTTCTACAGTTAGGGAAAGTTTAGTAGGAGAGAAATAAAAAAAAGGTGATCGCGTTAAGGGCGATCGCCTTTTTTCTTTGGGTTAAGAGTTATGGGTCAAGAGCCATTGATAGACTCACGACGAATAACTCAGGACTAATGATTAAAGACTCAGATTACTTAGTTTCCGTCACCCGCCAGCTGAGTTTTAGATTGATCCAGAAATTCCACAAAGTCACGGCAGCGATCGCAATTAGCTTCGCAACGTATTGATTCACACCCAGGACATTGAACAGCAAATTCAGGATCAAAAGGTTTAATACCAGCCCACTCAGACAGACCAGATTAAATTTCAACAGCCGCTTGAACCGCTTGTTCCATCCCTGTTGGCGACTGGAAATGTCAGCAAAAGTCCAGCTGTCATTCCACAAGAAATTATTGATAATTGCCAACTCCGAAGCCAAAGCTGCACTGCTCGTCAGTCCCAATCCCACTTGGGTACGCAGCAGATAAAAGACTGCCATATCTACAAATACGCCACTGAAACCGACTGCACCAAATCGGAGAAATCGACCAATGGGCCAGCGGGAAAGGCGTAACCTCAGCAAATGCCGCAGATAATCTACATATTGCTTCGCACTGACCTTACTTTCCCCCGCTTGGCGTTCTTGAAACACGTAGCCTGCTTCAGCAATCCAACGGATATCGCCCCGACCCAGCACCTCAATCAAAATCTTGTAACCCACCGGACTCAGTGTTTTTCCCACCAAGCACTCGCGGCGTACCAAAAAATAACCACTCATCGGATCGGAGACACGACCCACTACTCCAGGCAGCAGTATTAACCCCAGCATCTGGGCACCACGAGATAAAAATCTACGTACAATACTCCAGTCGCTGACACCGCCACCTTCCACATGGCGACTAGCCGCCGCCAAATCTGCGCCCCGATCCATTTTCGCTAACAGCTGCAATAACAACTCTGGTGGATGCTGGAGATCGGCATCAATTACGCCTAATATCTCTCCCCGCGCTGCCTGCCAGCCGCGAATTACCGCTGTCGAAAGTCCCCGTTCTTCAATCCGCCGCATCACTCGCAGATGCGGATACTCCAACATCAGAACCTGAGCGATTTCCCAAGTTCCGTCGGGGCTATTATCATCGACCACAATCAGTTCATAGTCATTCGGGATAGCTCCATCCAACAGCTGAGTCAGTAATCGGACAATCTCCCGGATGTTGTCCCCTTCGTTATAGGTAGGAACCACTAAAGAAAAACGGAGTGGGCGTGTATGGGCGTACCCACGCTCTTCCCCTAATTTCTCGAAATTCTTAGAGCCTGCTAAAGCCGTGGGAAGACCTAATTCAGCGATTTGCAATGATTCTGATGGAACCCGCAATAGGGGTGGCAATCCAGGAAGCGTGGGATTGTTTTTAATATCTTTGCGGCTTTCCACCATATATCTTTATTCCTCTTTAAAGTCAATAAAATCAAATACTTGCAGCTAAACTTAGAGCCTGAGCGATGTTCTCAGATTCAGCCTCTCCAGACTTCAGAGAAGTCTGATCCTCTAATCTTGAGATCCGTACAAAGATCCATAAAAATTAGCGGCTCCTGTAAGGTACGCAAACTTACGGTTTTAGGGCTGCTCTATACTACGCAACAAGTACTTAATACCACATCCGTACGGCAGTATCTTTACTTAATCTTTAAATTAGTAAGTAGATTTACACGTCAACCTGTAAAGATTGAGTGAAATGATATCTAAGCTACTGCAAATGTTACAAGATTGATGTAAAAGAGGAAATCAATTTTCTTCAGTAAGACTCCCAAGAGATTACCTTTTTACCTAGAAAAGGGATTTTAATAAATTGTAATATATAAGTCAGTAAAAATTCGCAGAAAAAAGCCTGGTGACACAATAACTTGATTTGAATATCCGTAAATTTGCTCAGAATTGCATCTTTTCTCAGGTTACACTAATGTGCAATTTTTTCTTAGCTCCTTTTTTTCAGGAGGGTAGAAAATCGAAATGTCAAGCAAATTCTGACAAGATCCTCCAGTCCCCGCTCCATTAGGGAAGAAAGCCCAAAAATTGCACGCTGGATTTAATTTTTGATCTTTAATTGTTTTTGTAGAGATTGGCGCATCACGTCCACTGGCGGCTCGCGGTTTAACCAGATTTTCAGGGCGGCGGCTCCTTGTTGGACGAGCATTTCCAGTCCATCAACGATAATTGCGCCTTGTCTTTGTGCTTGTTGCAGAAACCGGGTAGGGTTGGGTTTGTAAATTAGATCGTAAGCGATCGCGCCTTCTGGCAAATTGGCGATCGCTTCTGCATCTAAGGGAGACTCGTCAACCTTCGGGTACATCCCAACAGGTGTTGTATTGACTAACAAAGATGCTTGAGAAATCAGATTCGGGAGTTCTTCCCAAGAATGGGTGCTGATTTCTACTGGTAAAGATGAATTGCGCCAGCTATTTTGAAAAGCGGTTAAATTCTCCCGGTTTCGCCCAACAACATGGATTTGGGCACAACCTAGTTTTTTACAACCGGCAACCACTGCCCGCGCCGCACCACCATTGCCTAAAATGACCGCTACACTTTGGCTCCAATCGCCCTGGTCAGCTTCCAGGGGGGCGAGGAAGCCTTCAACATCCGTATTCGTGCCCATCCATCCCTTATCCGTCTTCGTAACGGTGTTGACGGCTCCTATCGCTTGGGCAATGTCTGATACTTCTGATAGCAGGGGGATAATTGCCTGTTTGTGGGGAATGGTAACGCTAAAGCCCACAAAATTATCCATTGCGGCAAAACCGGCGATCGCTTTCTCTAAATCTTCCGGCGCGACCGACAAAGGTACATAAACGCAATCTAATCCTAAATGAGCGATCGCCGCATTGTGCATCACCGGCGATAGGGAATGCCCGATGGGATGACCAATCACCCCTAAAAGTTTGGTTGTACCTTGAATCATCTGCATTTGGAAAAGTTGGTAACAAGCATCGCTTCTTACTACCATACGGCTATCGGAAATCTTGTTGACAAGCAATTAAGAACGACTTGTCACGGGGATGAGAAAAATCATTAACGAGCGACAACTGACAACAGATAAATAACCAAGCTCAGCAAAACTGAGTTGTATGCCAAAATCAGGATTGATGCATACTGAGCGACCATGCTGGGAACACAACTGGGAGGGCGCTATAAAGTTGTCAAAGTCCTAGGAGCTGGAGGATTTAGTCAAACTTACATTGCCGAGGATACGCAGCGACCGAGAAACCCTAAGTGTGTTGTAAAGCACCTCAAACCTGCTCGTCAAGATCCTGCTTTTTTGCAGGTGGCTCGACGGATGTTCAAAACCGAGGCAAAAACGCTTGAAAAACTGGGCCACCACCAACAAATCCCTCATCTGCTAGCTTACTTTGAACAAGATCAACAATTTTACCTGGTGCAGGAGTTCATTGAAGGTTCGCCGCTGAGCGATGAATTGCACCAAGGTACGCGACTGAGCGAATCTGAAATTATTCAGTTCTTGCAGGATGTACTGGGCATCCTGGAGTTTGTTCATGCTTATCAAGTCATCCACCGCGACATCAAGCCGAGCAATTTGATCCGGCGGCGACAGGACGGCAAATTAGTTTTAATTGACTTTGGCGCGGTCAAGGAAATCCGCACCCAGTTGACGAGTGGAACCGATCAGACCAGCATTACAGTCGGAATTGGCACTCAAGGTTATGTGCCGAGCGAACAACTAGCGGGTAAGCCAAAATACAGCAGCGATATCTATGCCTTGGGGATCACTGCCATCCAACTGCTGACTGGGTTAAGACCGAACCAGCTACCAGAAGATCCTGAAACCTCTGAGATTATTTGGCGGGATAAAGTAAAGGTCAGCGATCGCCTAGCAGCAATTTTAGACAAGATGGTACGATACCACTTCCGCGATCGCTACCAGTCCGCTACAGAAGTCAGCCAAGCGATCGCTTCATTGACAGAGGTATCGTTATCTGAAAATACGCCCGTTGCAGAAAAATTTGATCCAGAAAATATTGCCGACAAAAGCGGGGAAAAAATTAGCGATCGCGCGGGTGTCCTTGAGAAAAAGGCATCGCCGATCCGTTTAGCGATCGCCAGTATCCTTGCTACCGGCTTGCTGCTGGGTGTACGACAACTGGGAGGTTTGCAGTCCTTGGAACTGGCAACCTTCGATCAGATGGTGCGGTTACGGTTTGCGACACGGGTATTGGGAGACTTAGATCGTTCATCCCCAATGGAAGGGCCAGATCCTCGCCTCCTAGTCGTCGAAATCACCGAAGCAGATATCAAAGCTCAAAACAGATATCCGCTATCCGACCGGACTCTGCATCAGCTGTTAGCGCAACTAGAACGGCATCAACCACGAGTCATCGGTTTGGATATCTATCGCGACATCCCGATGGAACCTGGTCATGCAGAATTATCCAGGCAATTACAAAAGAGCGATCGCATCATTACCGTCTGCAAAATCAGCGATATCGATAATCCTGGAGTTGCACCGCCAAAAATTGTCCCGGAAGACCGCCTTAGCTTCGACGATTTGGTGATCGATCCCGATAACGCCGTTCGCCGCAGTCTCCTGTTTGCGACTTCCGATGTCGGTGCCTGTAAGACCCCCTACTCCCTCGGTGCGCGTCTGGCACTGCGCTACCTGGAACAACTGGGAATCGAGGCACAACCGCACCCAAAAAATTATCTCCAGCTCAATTCAATTGTCTTCAAACCCCTAGAAGCCAATTTTGGAGGATACCAGCAGGCAGATTCAGGCGGCTACCAGATCCTGCTCGATTATCGCTCCGCTCATAATATCGCCCAGCAGGTAACGCTCACTGAAGTTTTGAAAGGTCAGATTAACCCCGATTGGGTGAAAGATCGCATTGTTCTGATCGGTGTCACCTCACCCACAGTTGATAACGTTTTTTATACTCCCTACGGGGGCAGTCGTAAGATGTTTGGGGTAAGGGTGCAAGCACAGACCGTCAGCCAAATCCTCAGCGTTGTTCTAGACAAGCGACCTTTGTTTTGGTCTTGGTCGGAATGGGTTGAGGTGCTATGGATTGTGGGATGGGCAGCCGTTGGCGGCATTTTAGCTTGGCGAATCCGTCATCCCCTGCGATTGATTGTGGTTGGAACTGCAACGCTGGGCATTTTGTTCGTTACCGGCTTCTATTTCTTTATGCAGGCAGGTTGGGTACCTGTCGCAGCACCAGCGCTGGGTTTGCTAGGTAGCGGCGGCTCCACGATCGTCTGTCGGCTGGCTCCAAAAAGAAGAAAACAAGAGCAACCTAAAACTCCCCAAGAGACGCTTTCAGCACCGATAGATAACTGCCCCCCAGAGGAGTCAATCCCAGCAGATACGCTATTCACTCAGGAAGTCAACTTCCACTCAGGTTCTACACAAACAACGATGGGTGGCAACTTAGAACCTAATCAGTGCCACTCTTTCTCTCTTTCCGCCACTGAGGGGCAGCTATTGACAGTGGCAGCGGTAGAAGGCAACGTCAATATCACCGTAATCGATCCGGAAGGGCAAACGGTCGGGACGATTACCGATGGCGCACAGTGGCAAGCATTGCTGCCTTCTGCTGGCAATTACAAAATTGAAGTGTACGCGCCTGATGCATCTGTTTATACGGTCAGTTTTGATGTCGGAAACGATGCAACTGAAAGTTCAAACCCGACAATTCTCACAAATTCTCAATTGAATAGCAATAATAGTTTGACAGAGACAAGGATAGACGGCTAAAAAATTTATTGAGTTTGTTTTGCTTGAGATTGCTAATAGTTAATCGATTGATTAATGAATTGCACAATTATGGGTATATAGGAGTAGTGAGATGGGAGGATTTAGCTCCCCGATTTTTCCTTCACGAATCCTAGAGAATTGGTATAGCAACGAGCAGTGAATTGGAGCGCCTTAATGGGTCTGAGTCTGTGCCGCTGGCTCCTCTCGCTGAGCTTTAAATGCAGACGAACCGGGAAGAGATTCTAGAGCGAGCTGACCAGCGATCGCTTTCTCTTCCACACTGCCTTGAATCTTAATTTCCCTTCGCACTTAATGAATCGACACCCCAGCCCCATCAGCCGGGAGAGTCAATCACGATCAGCGTATAATTGCCCCAATGGCAACTCCTGAGTTGTAGAGCGATCGCTGCCATCAATCAGTCTACCCTCAACCTGATTTCTCAACAGTATTTGAGCAGATTCTTAAATATTTCTATATCTTTTTGCTGCCAGTTGAAGATTGCTTGGCTTCACATGGACTTTGCTAACTAAGTTTCTGCGAGGAGTGAGTCAGGGATCGGGCTTTTATGTCTCTCATCGACTGAAGAAAATTTTTTAAATTAATAGCTCGTCACCTAGTGGCAAGTTTCACTTTTTCCACATTTACAAAGCGATTTTGCAATGTGACAACCGTTTTGCGATCGCGATCCTTTACCTGACATTGCTGAATTAAACTTTGATTTAGCAATGCCCAATTTAGGGCACTCCAGAGATTCCAGCTAAATCTTGGCAAATTTACCAGAATCTGACTCAACCGTTTTAGTCTGATAAAAGCAGTTATGAAGAAAGGCTTTATGTAGGCGATCGGTAGATAGTTGTTGTCACGTATACAAACAAAATTCATAAACCTTAAACTGCCTCTCCCACCAACTATGGACAAGCAAATTTAGCTGATCTGGGGGGAAGAGGGGTTCGAGACAGACAGATAAAACTAAATTCTTCCCTTGACTTACCCAAATAGAATTGTCATGTTTAATAATGAAGAATATCTATCTAAAGATGGGGAATCAATCTTGAATCAAGTGTTGTACTGACTCAACTTGCTCAATCTCTAGCAGATTCTTCTGCATATTACTCGCTGTTATGGAAACCCAAGACTCAGCTATCCATCAGTTTGAGCTTCAACTCTGAGTCGAATGCGCTTGAGGGGTCGCGGCAAAAGCTAAAGCTGGGAAGCTTATCTAACCGTATCTTTATGCATCGGGAATAACTCCAAATTATAGCCAAAGATCGTAATATGTGGAAGCTTTTAAAAGAATTGTTTTCTTCAAGACAATTTATCCCTCACGGTCACTGCTACCTTTGGCAAACGAAACTGGTATGGCTTCACCTGGTTTCTGACTTGTTGATTGCGATCGCCTACTTCTCGATTCCGGCGATGCTCATCTACTTCATCCACAAGCGGAAAGATATTCCCTTTCAAGGGATATTTGCCTTATTTGGAGCCTTTACTATTCTCTGCGGTACCGGGCACCTGATGGAAATCTGGACGCTTTGGCATCCAGTTTACTGGCTGACAGGAATTGAGAAAGCGCTGACTGCCTTGGTTTCGTGCTACACGGCTCTAAAATTGGTAACGCTGCTGCCGCAATTCCTAGCTTTGGAAACGCCCGAACAACTAGAGATTCTCAACCAGGAACTCCAGAACGAGATTGCAATCCGGGTGCAGGCAGAAGAAGCATTACGCCGTGTCAACGATGAGTTAGAAATTCGGGTCAGCGATCGCACCGCCGAGTTATTAAAAACGCTGCATAATCTAGAATCTGAAATCGCCGAACATAAACAGACACAGCAGGAGTTACTCCAGAGTCAGCATTTCATTGAGCGGATTGCTGAAGCCAGTCCCAATGTTTTGTTTCTCTACGATCTGAGCGAGCAGCGCAATGTTTATATTAATCGTGAAATCGGCGCGACTTTAGGGTATACGCCCCAAGAAATTCAAGAAACGGGGTTAGATTTCCAGAAGCTGATGCATCCTGACGATTTCGCTAGACTGCCGGAATATTTCCAACAATTCGAGGACGCCTCTGACAGCGAAATCTTTGAGAATGAGTACCGGATGAGGCATCGAAATGGAGAATGGCGGACTCTGCTCAATCGGGATACTCTGTTTGCGAGAACCGCTGACGGCAAGGTGAAGCAGATTCTCGGCACGACCAGCGATATTACTGAAAGAAAGCAAGCAGAAGTTGAAATTCGTCTGTTGCTGGAAGCAACCCAAGCCATCAATCGTTCTGTTGACGTTGATACTGCTTTAGCAATTATTCTGCGGTTAATTTGTACGACAATCGGCTGGGATTTGGGAGAAACTTGGGTTCCGTCTGATGATGGTACAGTTTTAAAAAATAGTCCGGGTTGGTACGGGTGCGATCGCGATGCGGTCGTCGCTTTGCAACATAGCTCGGTTGAAGAATTCCGACGCCATAGCGAAACAGTCACATTTAGATCCAACGTGGGTCTGCCAGGGCGCGTTTGGTCATCGCAGCAACCAGAATGGGTCGAAGATGTTTCCGAAG from Coleofasciculus sp. FACHB-T130 includes the following:
- a CDS encoding glycosyltransferase gives rise to the protein MVESRKDIKNNPTLPGLPPLLRVPSESLQIAELGLPTALAGSKNFEKLGEERGYAHTRPLRFSLVVPTYNEGDNIREIVRLLTQLLDGAIPNDYELIVVDDNSPDGTWEIAQVLMLEYPHLRVMRRIEERGLSTAVIRGWQAARGEILGVIDADLQHPPELLLQLLAKMDRGADLAAASRHVEGGGVSDWSIVRRFLSRGAQMLGLILLPGVVGRVSDPMSGYFLVRRECLVGKTLSPVGYKILIEVLGRGDIRWIAEAGYVFQERQAGESKVSAKQYVDYLRHLLRLRLSRWPIGRFLRFGAVGFSGVFVDMAVFYLLRTQVGLGLTSSAALASELAIINNFLWNDSWTFADISSRQQGWNKRFKRLLKFNLVCLSGLVLNLLILNLLFNVLGVNQYVAKLIAIAAVTLWNFWINLKLSWRVTETK
- a CDS encoding shikimate dehydrogenase translates to MIQGTTKLLGVIGHPIGHSLSPVMHNAAIAHLGLDCVYVPLSVAPEDLEKAIAGFAAMDNFVGFSVTIPHKQAIIPLLSEVSDIAQAIGAVNTVTKTDKGWMGTNTDVEGFLAPLEADQGDWSQSVAVILGNGGAARAVVAGCKKLGCAQIHVVGRNRENLTAFQNSWRNSSLPVEISTHSWEELPNLISQASLLVNTTPVGMYPKVDESPLDAEAIANLPEGAIAYDLIYKPNPTRFLQQAQRQGAIIVDGLEMLVQQGAAALKIWLNREPPVDVMRQSLQKQLKIKN
- a CDS encoding CHASE2 domain-containing protein, whose translation is MLGTQLGGRYKVVKVLGAGGFSQTYIAEDTQRPRNPKCVVKHLKPARQDPAFLQVARRMFKTEAKTLEKLGHHQQIPHLLAYFEQDQQFYLVQEFIEGSPLSDELHQGTRLSESEIIQFLQDVLGILEFVHAYQVIHRDIKPSNLIRRRQDGKLVLIDFGAVKEIRTQLTSGTDQTSITVGIGTQGYVPSEQLAGKPKYSSDIYALGITAIQLLTGLRPNQLPEDPETSEIIWRDKVKVSDRLAAILDKMVRYHFRDRYQSATEVSQAIASLTEVSLSENTPVAEKFDPENIADKSGEKISDRAGVLEKKASPIRLAIASILATGLLLGVRQLGGLQSLELATFDQMVRLRFATRVLGDLDRSSPMEGPDPRLLVVEITEADIKAQNRYPLSDRTLHQLLAQLERHQPRVIGLDIYRDIPMEPGHAELSRQLQKSDRIITVCKISDIDNPGVAPPKIVPEDRLSFDDLVIDPDNAVRRSLLFATSDVGACKTPYSLGARLALRYLEQLGIEAQPHPKNYLQLNSIVFKPLEANFGGYQQADSGGYQILLDYRSAHNIAQQVTLTEVLKGQINPDWVKDRIVLIGVTSPTVDNVFYTPYGGSRKMFGVRVQAQTVSQILSVVLDKRPLFWSWSEWVEVLWIVGWAAVGGILAWRIRHPLRLIVVGTATLGILFVTGFYFFMQAGWVPVAAPALGLLGSGGSTIVCRLAPKRRKQEQPKTPQETLSAPIDNCPPEESIPADTLFTQEVNFHSGSTQTTMGGNLEPNQCHSFSLSATEGQLLTVAAVEGNVNITVIDPEGQTVGTITDGAQWQALLPSAGNYKIEVYAPDASVYTVSFDVGNDATESSNPTILTNSQLNSNNSLTETRIDG